Proteins encoded in a region of the Immundisolibacter sp. genome:
- the infB gene encoding translation initiation factor IF-2 encodes MAAQSIEQFADSIRVPVERLLRQLQEAGVGARQAGDPITDDEKANLLGYLRKAHGAEGVDTSPTPRKITLTRQVVSELRQPAVARRAGPASAPATPASKVTVVTRKRRTYVKRDEAQAADDLPMAEELEPLVEAIQSEAPEPTIEPEAAAAEASSEPLEQSPALQPELPPEPVAEPVADRQRVERPAPAGARPAPAGQPSGRQPARPQTPARKEEAGRGGPGNKRKRGGREERGGFGDEALGRLHSRPRAGGSRQQSTRHQFERPQGSITREVEVPAGITVAELASRMSVKAAEVIKCLMRMGQMATINQVLDQDTAMLAVQEMGHTAIAEAAETPESLVEDLAPQGEARPRAPVVTVMGHVDHGKTTLLDSIRKTQVAAGEAGAITQHIGAYNVITPRGNRTFLDTPGHAAFSAMRARGAALTDIVILVVAADDGVMPQTIEALQHAKAGGVPLVVAVNKIDKPDADPERVKQELIQYEVVSEDFGGDVQFVPVSAKTGQGIDTLLEAVVLQAEVMELKAVALGPALGVVVEAQLDRGRGPVATVLVQAGTLKRGDMVLAGNEFGRVRLLLDEHGQPLLEAGPSQPVEVLGLSGVPNVGDTFNTVEDERRAREIAQFRQQKAREASLTRRETPSADIFSQLRAAEIKMLNVIIKSDVQGSAEAISGSLLALSTDEVGVRVIASGVGGITETDVNLAVSTGALLLGFNVRADATARKLIKEAGVQVRYHSIIYEAIDEVKLALGGLLEPEIKENILGLAEVREVFRSAKLGAVAGCIVADGVVRRRCPIRVLRANVVIFEGELESLRRHKDDVNDVRAGTECGIAVKQY; translated from the coding sequence GTGGCAGCCCAGTCTATAGAACAGTTTGCGGACTCCATTCGGGTGCCGGTGGAGCGTCTGCTTCGGCAATTGCAAGAAGCCGGAGTGGGTGCCCGCCAAGCGGGCGACCCCATCACCGACGACGAAAAGGCCAACCTGCTGGGTTACCTGCGCAAGGCCCATGGTGCGGAAGGCGTTGACACCAGTCCGACCCCACGCAAGATTACGCTGACGCGGCAAGTGGTCTCGGAGCTACGCCAGCCGGCGGTGGCGCGCCGTGCCGGGCCGGCCAGTGCTCCGGCGACACCCGCCAGCAAGGTGACGGTGGTTACGCGTAAGCGTCGCACCTATGTTAAGCGTGACGAAGCGCAGGCGGCCGATGATCTGCCGATGGCCGAAGAGCTTGAGCCGTTGGTCGAGGCGATCCAGAGTGAGGCTCCTGAGCCCACCATAGAGCCGGAAGCAGCGGCGGCCGAAGCGTCATCCGAGCCGCTTGAGCAGTCGCCTGCCCTGCAGCCAGAGCTGCCGCCGGAGCCCGTGGCGGAGCCGGTAGCCGATCGTCAGCGGGTCGAGCGGCCGGCCCCTGCGGGTGCTCGTCCGGCACCGGCCGGGCAGCCATCAGGCCGGCAACCAGCCCGTCCACAGACCCCAGCGCGCAAAGAGGAAGCCGGCCGGGGAGGCCCCGGAAACAAGCGTAAACGGGGTGGTCGTGAGGAGCGCGGAGGTTTCGGAGACGAAGCCCTGGGCCGGCTCCACAGTCGGCCGCGTGCCGGCGGGTCGCGCCAGCAGTCCACCCGGCACCAGTTCGAGCGCCCGCAAGGCAGCATCACGCGCGAGGTGGAGGTGCCCGCGGGTATTACCGTTGCCGAATTGGCGAGCCGCATGTCCGTGAAAGCGGCCGAGGTCATCAAGTGCCTGATGCGCATGGGCCAGATGGCCACGATCAACCAGGTGCTCGACCAGGACACCGCCATGCTGGCGGTGCAGGAGATGGGTCACACGGCCATTGCCGAGGCAGCGGAGACGCCCGAGTCCCTGGTCGAAGACCTGGCGCCCCAGGGCGAGGCGCGACCGCGGGCACCCGTGGTTACCGTCATGGGGCACGTCGATCACGGCAAGACGACTTTGCTCGATTCCATCCGCAAAACTCAGGTCGCGGCCGGTGAGGCGGGTGCCATCACCCAGCATATTGGCGCCTATAACGTCATCACTCCGCGCGGCAACAGAACGTTCCTGGACACGCCCGGTCACGCGGCATTTTCCGCGATGCGTGCCCGTGGTGCGGCGCTTACCGACATCGTTATCCTGGTGGTCGCTGCCGATGATGGGGTCATGCCGCAAACCATTGAGGCGTTGCAGCATGCCAAGGCGGGCGGCGTGCCGCTGGTCGTGGCGGTCAACAAGATCGACAAGCCGGACGCCGACCCGGAGCGGGTCAAGCAGGAGCTGATTCAGTACGAGGTGGTCTCCGAGGATTTTGGCGGTGACGTGCAGTTTGTGCCGGTGTCGGCCAAGACTGGCCAGGGCATTGATACCTTGCTGGAAGCGGTCGTGCTGCAGGCGGAAGTAATGGAACTGAAGGCGGTTGCCCTGGGACCGGCCTTGGGCGTGGTCGTGGAAGCGCAGCTTGACCGCGGTCGCGGCCCGGTCGCCACGGTGCTGGTGCAGGCCGGTACGCTAAAACGAGGCGACATGGTTCTGGCCGGCAATGAGTTCGGGCGCGTGCGTTTGCTGCTCGACGAACATGGCCAGCCGCTGCTTGAGGCGGGCCCCTCGCAGCCCGTGGAAGTGCTCGGGCTGTCCGGTGTGCCGAACGTGGGTGATACCTTCAACACGGTAGAGGACGAGCGCCGGGCACGCGAGATAGCCCAGTTCCGCCAGCAGAAGGCGCGTGAGGCGTCGCTGACCCGGCGTGAGACGCCTTCCGCAGACATTTTCAGTCAGTTGCGGGCGGCCGAGATCAAGATGCTCAACGTCATCATCAAGTCCGACGTCCAGGGTTCGGCCGAGGCGATTTCGGGTTCCTTGCTTGCACTGTCGACGGACGAGGTCGGCGTGCGCGTGATCGCATCCGGCGTGGGCGGCATTACCGAAACCGACGTCAACCTGGCGGTGTCGACCGGGGCCTTGCTGCTGGGCTTCAACGTGCGCGCCGACGCCACCGCCCGCAAGCTGATCAAGGAAGCCGGGGTTCAGGTCCGCTATCACAGCATCATCTATGAGGCTATTGATGAGGTAAAGCTGGCCCTGGGCGGCCTGCTGGAGCCGGAGATCAAGGAAAACATCCTGGGTCTGGCCGAGGTGCGCGAGGTCTTTCGCTCTGCCAAGCTGGGCGCGGTCGCCGGCTGTATCGTGGCCGATGGCGT
- the nusA gene encoding transcription termination factor NusA, whose protein sequence is MDTREILQVVDVVSNEKGVPKEVIFEAIEAALAVASRKVHGEALDVRVSIDRLTGEYDTLRRWTVVEDDAEEIEPEQQVTVSAAQAEHPGLAPGDVIEELLPSVAFGRIASQMAKQVIVQKVREAEREQIVEAYTPRIGNMLIGQVKRLDRGNLIVDLGGNVEALLTREEMIARENIRISDRVCALLIDARIEQRGPQLFLSRRVPKLMMELFRREVPEVADGVVEVVGCSRDPGVRAKIAVRSYDPRIDPIGACVGMHGTRVQSVSNDLAGERVDIVLYDANPAQFVLNALSPAKVVSITMDEESHTMDVAVAEDQLPIAIGRGGQNVRLASELTGWDLNIMTEEQAALKQEAETGVLRQLFIDKLDLDENVADILVQEGFTSVEEVAFVPAAELLAIQEFDEDIVQELRSRAQNVLLTQEISREEHLGNAEPAADLLEVEGMTRRLAYQLASHGIITREDLADQAVIDLLDIEGIDETLAGQLIMAARAAWFADGAQA, encoded by the coding sequence ATGGACACTAGAGAAATTCTGCAAGTGGTAGACGTCGTCTCCAACGAGAAAGGCGTTCCAAAAGAGGTGATTTTCGAGGCCATCGAGGCGGCCTTGGCAGTGGCCTCGCGCAAGGTCCATGGCGAGGCCCTCGACGTGCGCGTCAGCATCGATCGGCTGACCGGTGAGTACGACACCTTGCGGCGCTGGACGGTGGTCGAAGACGACGCGGAAGAGATCGAGCCAGAACAGCAGGTCACGGTGTCCGCGGCCCAGGCCGAGCACCCTGGTCTGGCGCCGGGTGATGTCATCGAGGAGCTGCTTCCCTCGGTAGCGTTCGGACGCATCGCCTCGCAAATGGCGAAGCAGGTGATCGTGCAGAAGGTGCGCGAGGCCGAGCGGGAGCAGATTGTCGAGGCCTATACGCCGCGAATCGGCAATATGTTGATAGGCCAGGTCAAGCGGCTCGATCGGGGAAATCTTATTGTCGATCTGGGCGGTAATGTCGAGGCGCTACTGACTCGCGAGGAGATGATCGCGCGCGAGAACATCCGCATCAGCGACCGAGTCTGCGCGTTGCTGATCGATGCACGCATCGAACAACGCGGTCCACAGCTGTTTCTTAGCCGACGTGTGCCCAAGCTGATGATGGAGCTGTTTCGCCGCGAAGTGCCGGAGGTTGCCGACGGCGTGGTCGAAGTGGTCGGTTGTTCCCGCGATCCCGGAGTACGCGCCAAGATTGCCGTGCGCAGCTATGACCCGCGCATCGACCCGATTGGCGCGTGCGTCGGGATGCATGGCACGCGCGTGCAAAGCGTGTCGAACGACCTTGCCGGCGAGCGGGTGGACATCGTCCTGTATGACGCCAACCCGGCCCAGTTTGTGCTGAATGCCCTGTCTCCCGCCAAAGTGGTGTCAATCACTATGGACGAGGAGAGCCACACCATGGACGTGGCGGTGGCCGAGGATCAGCTGCCCATCGCCATCGGTCGCGGCGGACAGAACGTGCGCCTGGCGAGCGAGCTGACTGGCTGGGACCTGAACATCATGACCGAGGAGCAGGCGGCCTTGAAGCAGGAGGCCGAAACCGGAGTGTTGCGTCAGTTGTTCATAGACAAGCTGGACCTGGACGAGAACGTGGCCGACATCCTGGTTCAGGAAGGTTTCACGAGCGTCGAGGAGGTCGCGTTTGTGCCGGCGGCAGAATTGTTGGCAATTCAGGAATTTGACGAAGACATCGTGCAGGAACTGCGCAGCCGGGCACAGAACGTGCTGTTGACGCAGGAGATTTCCCGCGAAGAGCACTTGGGCAACGCCGAGCCGGCGGCTGATTTGTTGGAAGTCGAGGGGATGACGCGGCGGCTGGCATACCAGCTGGCCAGCCACGGCATTATTACCCGCGAGGATCTGGCCGACCAGGCAGTGATCGATCTGCTGGACATCGAAGGTATCGACGAGACGCTCGCCGGTCAGCTCATCATGGCGGCGCGGGCGGCGTGGTTCGCCGACGGCGCGCAGGCCTGA
- the rimP gene encoding ribosome maturation factor RimP, with translation MRDLLGPALTKLGYELVHVEYITTRPPLLRLYVDAAAGITLDDCERVSQYVSGLLDVEDPLPGAYRLEVSSPGLDRPLVTAEHFRRFAGSEVRVQLHRMLQGYRRLRGRLCGEADGIVQVEVDGERLNLPLTEIKAARLVPDTGAQTRSKGHGH, from the coding sequence GTGCGAGATCTTCTCGGCCCGGCGCTGACCAAGCTGGGTTACGAGTTGGTGCATGTTGAGTACATCACGACGCGCCCGCCGTTGTTGCGTCTGTATGTTGACGCGGCGGCCGGGATTACGCTGGATGATTGCGAACGGGTGAGTCAGTACGTGAGCGGTTTATTGGACGTGGAAGACCCACTACCGGGTGCCTACAGGTTGGAGGTGTCATCGCCGGGCCTGGACCGACCTTTGGTGACCGCTGAGCACTTTCGCCGTTTCGCTGGCAGTGAAGTGCGTGTGCAGTTACACCGGATGTTGCAGGGCTACCGACGCCTTCGCGGCCGGTTGTGCGGTGAGGCCGACGGCATCGTGCAGGTGGAGGTCGACGGCGAGCGGCTGAATTTACCACTGACAGAGATCAAGGCGGCGCGCCTGGTGCCGGACACCGGGGCGCAAACGCGGAGTAAGGGCCATGGACACTAG
- a CDS encoding NAD(P)(+) transhydrogenase (Re/Si-specific) subunit beta — translation MGASALAVAYLLAAVLFILGLKGLASPRTARAGNFYAMAGMALAVLVTLAAPQVTDYGWIVTGVIVGGGIGALLARRVKMTDMPQLVAILHSFVGLAAVLVALGTYLTHRGTGAPDRLLLAELGIGSFIGAITFTGSVIAFGKLQGLFSSAPLRFAGQHWVNLALALLMLGFAGQFVLGGGLPAFAAMTALALLLGVLLIVPIGGADMPVVVSMLNSYSGWAAAATGFTLHNELLIITGALVGASGAILSYIMCRAMNRSILGVIFGGFGTGPGAAAATGGAEGRAVKSAAVEDAAFMIENAGKVIIVPGYGLAVAQAQHATAELVDALERQGVEVKFAIHPVAGRMPGHMNVLLAEADIPYDKVFEMDEINPDFATCDVALVLGANDVTNPAAKTDRASPIYGMPILDVYRARQIFFVKRSMQPGYAGVDNTLFYQDNCALVFGDAKKVVEGLTQALGH, via the coding sequence ATGGGCGCAAGTGCCTTGGCCGTGGCGTATCTGCTCGCCGCGGTGTTGTTCATTCTCGGTCTGAAGGGCCTGGCGTCGCCGCGCACGGCGCGAGCGGGCAACTTCTACGCCATGGCCGGCATGGCGCTGGCGGTGCTGGTCACGCTGGCCGCGCCGCAGGTGACCGATTACGGCTGGATCGTGACCGGCGTCATCGTCGGTGGTGGTATCGGTGCGTTGCTGGCACGGCGCGTGAAGATGACCGACATGCCGCAGCTGGTGGCTATCCTGCACAGTTTTGTCGGTCTGGCTGCGGTTCTGGTGGCACTGGGCACTTACCTCACGCACCGTGGCACGGGCGCTCCCGACCGACTGCTGCTGGCCGAGCTTGGCATCGGCAGCTTCATCGGGGCCATCACGTTCACCGGCTCGGTGATCGCGTTCGGCAAGTTGCAGGGCCTGTTCAGCTCGGCGCCGCTGCGCTTTGCCGGCCAGCACTGGGTGAATCTGGCGTTGGCGCTGCTGATGCTGGGTTTTGCCGGCCAGTTCGTGCTCGGCGGCGGTCTGCCGGCCTTTGCGGCCATGACGGCACTGGCGCTGCTGCTGGGCGTGCTGCTGATCGTGCCGATCGGCGGCGCCGACATGCCGGTGGTGGTGTCGATGCTCAACTCGTACTCTGGCTGGGCCGCCGCCGCGACCGGTTTCACGCTGCACAACGAGTTGCTGATCATCACCGGCGCCTTGGTGGGCGCTTCCGGTGCCATTTTGTCCTACATCATGTGCCGGGCCATGAACCGGTCCATCCTCGGCGTGATCTTTGGCGGATTCGGTACCGGGCCGGGGGCGGCGGCCGCGACCGGCGGCGCCGAGGGCCGCGCGGTTAAATCGGCGGCGGTGGAGGACGCCGCGTTCATGATCGAGAACGCCGGCAAGGTCATTATCGTGCCCGGTTATGGCCTGGCTGTGGCGCAGGCCCAGCATGCAACCGCCGAACTGGTCGATGCGCTCGAAAGGCAGGGCGTCGAGGTGAAGTTCGCCATTCATCCGGTTGCCGGACGTATGCCCGGACATATGAACGTGCTGTTGGCCGAGGCCGACATCCCTTACGACAAGGTGTTCGAGATGGACGAGATCAATCCTGATTTCGCCACCTGCGACGTGGCTCTGGTCCTGGGTGCCAACGACGTCACTAACCCGGCTGCCAAGACCGACCGGGCCAGTCCCATCTACGGAATGCCGATCCTGGACGTGTACCGCGCGCGGCAGATTTTCTTCGTCAAGCGCAGCATGCAGCCGGGCTACGCCGGTGTCGACAACACCCTGTTCTACCAAGACAACTGTGCGCTGGTGTTCGGCGATGCCAAAAAAGTGGTGGAAGGACTGACCCAGGCGCTGGGGCATTGA
- a CDS encoding proton-translocating transhydrogenase family protein, which produces MTAIVVSLYIFVLACFIGYQVIWGVTPALHTPLMSLTNAISGIIIVGAMLVTGFHEADGLTRGIGFVAVVLASINIFGGFLVTQRMLAMFKKKP; this is translated from the coding sequence ATGACCGCGATTGTCGTTTCGCTGTATATTTTTGTACTTGCCTGTTTTATCGGCTACCAGGTGATCTGGGGCGTGACACCGGCCCTGCACACGCCGCTGATGTCGCTGACCAATGCCATCTCCGGCATCATCATCGTCGGCGCCATGCTGGTGACCGGCTTTCACGAGGCCGACGGCCTGACCCGCGGCATTGGCTTCGTGGCGGTGGTGCTGGCCTCAATCAACATTTTCGGCGGCTTCCTGGTTACCCAGCGCATGCTCGCCATGTTCAAGAAGAAACCATAA
- a CDS encoding Re/Si-specific NAD(P)(+) transhydrogenase subunit alpha, with protein MLVGVLRERASGECRVAATPESVKKLLALGVQVCVETGAGESARYADRAYTQAGARVVGASEVFDSDVLLAVRRPDGEQVAAMRPGALLVGFMEPHAGGLDTLADAGLSALSVELIPRISRAQGMDALSSQANIAGYRAVLEASLHYRRFLPLMMTAAGTAKPSRVVVLGVGVAGLQAIATARRLGAQVEAFDVRPETREQVLSLGARFIDIDLGESGAGAGGYARELTPDAQRRQQELLGERLQAADIIITTALIPGRLAPVLVPEAVVAGMRAGSVIVDLAAANGGNCPLTEVDRVVEKHGVTLVGFTDHPSRVATDASAFYARNVLNLLALVLRQDAAGTTLVLDTEDEIIAAALAVHAGAVRFVP; from the coding sequence GTGTTGGTGGGGGTGCTGCGCGAGCGCGCGAGCGGTGAGTGTCGCGTGGCGGCGACGCCGGAGTCGGTCAAGAAATTGCTGGCACTGGGCGTGCAGGTTTGCGTTGAAACCGGTGCCGGTGAAAGCGCCCGCTATGCAGATCGCGCGTATACCCAGGCCGGTGCCCGCGTGGTGGGCGCGTCCGAGGTTTTCGACTCGGACGTGCTGCTCGCGGTCCGCCGGCCGGACGGTGAGCAGGTGGCCGCCATGCGCCCGGGTGCGCTGCTGGTGGGTTTCATGGAGCCGCACGCGGGTGGGCTGGATACGCTGGCGGACGCCGGCCTGAGCGCGCTGTCCGTGGAGCTGATCCCGCGCATCTCTCGCGCTCAGGGCATGGATGCGCTGTCCTCGCAGGCCAATATCGCCGGTTACCGGGCGGTGCTGGAGGCGAGTCTCCATTACCGGCGTTTCCTGCCGTTGATGATGACCGCTGCCGGCACGGCCAAACCGAGCCGGGTGGTGGTGCTGGGCGTCGGCGTGGCGGGCTTGCAGGCGATCGCCACTGCGCGACGTTTGGGAGCGCAGGTGGAAGCTTTTGATGTGCGCCCGGAAACCCGTGAGCAGGTGCTGTCCCTGGGTGCCAGGTTCATCGACATTGACCTCGGGGAGAGCGGCGCCGGGGCAGGGGGATACGCCCGCGAGTTGACGCCCGACGCTCAGCGCCGCCAGCAGGAACTGCTGGGCGAGCGTCTGCAAGCGGCCGACATCATTATTACCACGGCGCTGATACCCGGCCGCCTGGCGCCCGTGCTGGTGCCCGAGGCCGTGGTGGCGGGCATGCGGGCGGGTTCGGTGATCGTCGATCTGGCGGCGGCCAATGGCGGCAACTGCCCACTGACCGAGGTCGACCGGGTGGTGGAAAAACACGGCGTGACGCTGGTCGGTTTTACCGACCACCCTTCGCGGGTCGCTACCGACGCCAGCGCCTTCTACGCCAGAAACGTACTGAACCTGCTGGCACTCGTGCTCAGGCAGGACGCCGCCGGCACTACGCTGGTGCTCGATACCGAAGATGAAATCATTGCTGCCGCGTTGGCCGTGCACGCCGGCGCGGTGCGGTTTGTGCCGTAG
- a CDS encoding Dabb family protein: MIRHMVMVRLKPGVDTETKALFDRFGAMVDSFDGLLSFSGGPYSSPEGINRGFNYGFSMDFRDAASRDRYLPSPEHVAIAQDIGPLLDGSFEDSVVAFDYEY; this comes from the coding sequence ATGATTCGACACATGGTGATGGTCAGGCTCAAGCCCGGCGTGGACACGGAAACCAAGGCCCTGTTCGACCGCTTCGGCGCCATGGTCGACAGTTTCGACGGCTTGCTGAGCTTCAGCGGCGGCCCGTATTCGAGTCCGGAAGGCATCAACCGCGGTTTCAACTATGGCTTCTCGATGGATTTTCGCGACGCCGCATCGCGCGACCGCTACCTGCCGTCCCCCGAACACGTGGCGATCGCCCAGGACATCGGGCCCCTGCTCGACGGCAGCTTCGAGGACAGCGTGGTGGCTTTCGACTACGAGTACTGA
- the epmA gene encoding EF-P lysine aminoacylase EpmA encodes MSASAQQGGDWRPGASLDTLRMRAALLADIRAFFGARQVLEVDTPLLGLAPTSDPHQHCLAVPVPDVGARYLQPSPEFAMKRLLAAGAGNIYQIGKAFRAGEHGARHRIEFTLLEWYRIDFDYRALMNEVEALVCGLLNRPAARVQSYGELFERYVGLDPLSATDARLWRRVAAAGIEPSPTLQAAGRDAALDILLTGLVEPALASLGVVFVYDYPASQAALARLRPDQPALAERFELYVDGLELANGFTELADAGEQRRRFEADNHIRQANGLPQVPLDEQLLAALGHGLPDCAGVALGFDRLLMVAAGLGDIRAAQAFAD; translated from the coding sequence TTGAGCGCGTCCGCGCAGCAGGGCGGCGACTGGCGGCCCGGGGCGAGCCTGGACACGCTGCGTATGCGGGCTGCCCTGCTGGCGGACATTCGGGCCTTTTTTGGGGCTCGGCAAGTGCTGGAGGTCGACACGCCGTTGCTGGGGCTGGCGCCGACCAGTGACCCGCATCAGCATTGTCTCGCCGTGCCGGTGCCAGATGTCGGGGCGCGTTACCTTCAGCCGTCTCCGGAATTCGCCATGAAGCGGCTGCTCGCCGCCGGGGCCGGGAACATCTACCAGATAGGCAAAGCCTTTCGCGCCGGCGAGCACGGTGCGCGTCACCGGATCGAGTTCACGCTGCTGGAGTGGTACCGGATCGATTTCGATTACCGGGCGTTGATGAATGAGGTCGAGGCGCTGGTCTGTGGTCTGCTGAACCGGCCCGCGGCGCGTGTGCAAAGCTACGGCGAGCTGTTCGAGCGGTATGTCGGGCTGGACCCGTTGTCGGCGACTGACGCCCGCTTGTGGCGGCGCGTGGCTGCTGCGGGCATAGAGCCGTCGCCGACTTTGCAGGCCGCCGGGCGCGATGCCGCGCTGGACATTCTGCTGACCGGTCTGGTCGAGCCTGCCCTGGCGTCACTGGGCGTGGTTTTTGTATATGACTACCCAGCAAGCCAGGCGGCATTGGCCCGGCTGCGCCCGGATCAGCCGGCGCTGGCCGAGCGCTTCGAGCTATACGTGGATGGCCTCGAGCTGGCCAATGGATTTACCGAACTGGCCGACGCTGGCGAGCAGCGCCGTCGCTTCGAGGCGGATAACCATATCCGGCAAGCGAACGGACTCCCGCAGGTACCGCTTGATGAGCAATTGTTGGCTGCGCTGGGGCATGGTTTGCCGGACTGCGCGGGCGTTGCGCTGGGATTCGATCGCCTGCTGATGGTGGCGGCAGGGCTGGGCGACATCCGGGCAGCGCAGGCCTTTGCCGATTAA
- the efp gene encoding elongation factor P, with protein MASYSTNEFRAGLKVMLDGDPCDIIENEFVKPGKGQAFNRARLRNLRTNRVWERTFKSGETIEAADVVDTEMQFLYADGESWCFMNPTSFEQVHAGASAVGDKAQWLKEQDNCTVTLWNGEPIVVAPPNHVVMRVTYTEPAVRGDTSSGATKLATLETGATVKVPLFVEINDLLRVDTRTGDYVSRVKE; from the coding sequence ATGGCGTCTTACAGCACCAACGAATTTCGCGCCGGGCTCAAGGTCATGCTGGACGGTGACCCCTGCGACATCATTGAAAACGAGTTCGTAAAGCCCGGCAAGGGCCAGGCCTTCAACCGGGCGCGCTTGCGCAACCTCAGGACTAACAGGGTTTGGGAACGCACGTTCAAATCCGGCGAGACCATCGAGGCGGCCGACGTGGTGGATACGGAAATGCAGTTCCTGTACGCCGATGGCGAATCCTGGTGCTTCATGAACCCGACTTCCTTCGAGCAGGTGCATGCCGGTGCATCGGCCGTTGGCGACAAGGCGCAATGGCTCAAGGAACAGGACAACTGCACGGTGACCTTGTGGAATGGCGAGCCGATTGTCGTGGCGCCGCCCAATCACGTGGTGATGAGGGTGACTTACACCGAGCCGGCTGTGCGCGGCGACACCAGCAGTGGCGCGACCAAGCTGGCGACGCTCGAAACCGGCGCCACGGTGAAGGTGCCGCTGTTCGTGGAGATCAATGACCTGTTGCGGGTAGACACCCGTACCGGGGACTACGTCTCCCGCGTCAAGGAGTAA
- the epmB gene encoding EF-P beta-lysylation protein EpmB, translating to MSIPAAAASAQAPWQRLLAQAICDPAQLLRALSLPDHLLPAARRAAALFPLRVPAPYLARIAAGDAADPLLRQVLPLDVECEPQPGFSADPLAEAATQPVPGLLKKYHGRALLIATGACAIHCRYCFRRHFPYADAHAGGSRLEPALAAIAADASIGEVILSGGDPLTLGDLRLAALAQRLAAIPHIHTLRIHSRLPVVLPQRVDAALLRWLAPLSLRKVLVLHTNHPAEIDADVAAALAGLTHSGVTLLNQAVLLRGVNDNADTLIALSERLHGIGVLPYYLHLLDRVQGAAHFDVPQASGEALINAMRARLPGYLVPRLVREIPGASGKTLIA from the coding sequence ATGTCGATTCCGGCCGCGGCGGCCAGCGCACAGGCGCCGTGGCAAAGGCTGCTCGCGCAGGCCATTTGCGATCCGGCCCAGCTGTTGCGGGCGCTGAGTCTGCCAGACCACCTGCTGCCGGCGGCCCGGCGTGCCGCAGCGCTGTTCCCGCTGCGTGTGCCGGCGCCGTATCTGGCGCGGATCGCCGCAGGCGATGCCGCCGATCCGCTGCTGCGACAGGTGCTGCCGCTGGATGTCGAATGCGAACCCCAGCCCGGTTTCAGCGCCGACCCACTGGCCGAGGCGGCGACCCAACCGGTGCCGGGCTTGCTCAAAAAATACCACGGGCGGGCGCTGCTGATTGCTACCGGTGCTTGCGCCATACATTGTCGCTACTGTTTCCGGCGTCACTTCCCATACGCCGATGCCCACGCGGGCGGCTCGCGACTGGAGCCGGCACTGGCCGCAATCGCTGCCGATGCCAGCATCGGCGAGGTAATTCTAAGTGGCGGCGATCCGCTCACGCTTGGCGACCTGCGCCTGGCCGCCCTCGCGCAGCGCCTGGCAGCAATCCCGCACATCCACACGCTGCGCATCCACAGCCGCTTGCCAGTGGTACTGCCACAGCGCGTGGACGCCGCCCTGCTTCGCTGGCTGGCGCCCTTGTCGCTACGCAAGGTTCTGGTGCTACACACCAATCACCCGGCGGAGATCGATGCCGATGTCGCGGCGGCGCTTGCCGGCCTGACCCACAGCGGGGTGACCCTGCTGAACCAGGCCGTGCTGCTGCGCGGCGTAAACGACAATGCCGATACGCTGATCGCCCTCAGCGAGCGTCTGCATGGCATTGGCGTGCTGCCCTACTACCTGCACCTGCTCGACCGGGTGCAGGGGGCGGCACATTTCGACGTTCCGCAGGCCTCAGGCGAGGCGCTGATTAACGCCATGCGGGCAAGGCTGCCGGGCTATCTGGTACCACGCCTGGTCCGGGAAATCCCGGGCGCCAGCGGCAAAACCCTCATCGCCTGA
- a CDS encoding NUDIX hydrolase, with translation MTEWPQRPQVAVGVFVFDASGRVLLIQRGRSPGQGLWSVPGGKVEWGEAVTDACRREVREETGVEVTLGPLVTWIERMDSAHHYVILDFLGTPVRDPILPRAGDDAADARWMTDDQLLQVPLTEGLLPVLEQARALLRR, from the coding sequence ATGACTGAGTGGCCGCAGCGGCCCCAGGTAGCTGTCGGCGTGTTCGTATTCGATGCAAGCGGTCGCGTGCTGCTGATTCAGCGCGGTCGGTCGCCCGGCCAGGGCCTGTGGTCGGTGCCCGGTGGCAAGGTGGAGTGGGGCGAGGCGGTGACTGACGCCTGCCGGCGTGAGGTGCGCGAGGAAACCGGCGTCGAGGTGACCCTCGGTCCGCTGGTGACCTGGATCGAGCGCATGGACAGCGCACACCATTACGTGATCCTCGATTTTCTGGGCACGCCGGTGCGCGACCCTATCCTGCCAAGGGCCGGCGACGATGCTGCTGATGCACGCTGGATGACTGACGATCAGTTGCTGCAGGTGCCGTTGACCGAAGGCTTGCTGCCGGTGCTTGAGCAGGCGCGTGCCCTGCTCAGGCGATGA